GAGTCTGTTGCTGTAAAGGAAAAATATCAGCAAAAATATAAGTTTATATTTGTTGATGAGTTTCAGGATACAAATAACTCCCAGGCATATCTTCTTGCAAAAATATTTGACCCGAAAAGAAACAGTATAATGATAGTGGGGGATGATGATCAGGGGATATACGGATTCAGGGGAGCTTCTGTTGAAAATATAATGGACATGGGATATTTCGAATCGGAACTTGTTTCAGACAGCAAACCTTATTTTCTGACAATAAACTTCAGATCCGGGGAAAAAATAATTAATTTTGCAAATAATGTAATCAGCAATAACAAAGAAAGAAATATAAAAATCATAAAGCCCGAGTTTTCAGGGAAAGAATCAGAAATATTTTTCTTTAAGACCATTGATATGAGAGAAGAAGCAATTATTATTTGCGAAATGATTAAAAAGTTAAGAGAAAAAGGCATAATGTTAAAAGATATCGCAATATTATGCAGAAAGAAAAAATTTGGTGAGATAACAAGAGTCCTTAATAAGGAAAACATAAGATATGAATTCATTGGGAACAAAAATCTTTTTTATGAAAACGAGATTCTTTTTTTGTTAAGCTGGCTTAAACTAATCAATAATATATATGATGAAGAAAGCCTGATGTATCTTCTCAAATCATCAAAATACAAAATATCTGACAGAGACATCTATTTTTTAAAAAACCGTATCGAATATGGTGCTGAAACCGGTGAAAATCATAAAAAAGAAAAATCAGTTCCTGTCCGGTATCTTTTAGGGTCTTTAAAAAAGTCCGATGACAATAGATTCATAACAAAAGATACGAATGAGAAAATAAAATCTTTTCTTTCAGAGTTTGAATATTATATCAAAAAATCCGAGCAATATAATCTCAGCGGTATAATTAATTTAATATTTCACCACTCAGGGCTTTATGATGAAATAAAATCCGGATTTGGGCAGAATTTAAAGAAAAAAATAAAAAACATAGAATCTCTGATAAGAATAGCATCAGATTTTGAACAGGATAATTCAAATGCAGATTTTGAAGCTTTTGTTATTTATCTGAAAGAACTTGCCAGAACTGAAGTAGAAGACCCTGACAGTATTGAGATTTCCGGTGATAATGCTGTAAAAATAATGAGTATTCATGCTGCAAAAGGTCTGGAGTTTAAAATAGTCTTTCTTCCCATGTTGAGGAATAAAGATTATAAACCAAAATTAAATTCAAAAGCTGAGTTTGAATTACCTGCCTATCTCAGGACAGACAGCAGAGTATGGTCTGAAAAAGCTTCATACTCAAGTCAGGCAAAATTCAGGAAAAAACTGAAAGACAAAGCAAGGGAAGAAGAGAGAAGGATTTTTTATGTAGCAGCATCCAGGGCAGAAAAATTGCTTGTAATGTCTCACCCATTATTTGAAAGTTATCAGGGAAACCCGGATCAGAAATCAGATGAACTCCTTGAGTTTGTCAGAGAAGGCATAAATGATGTATGTGTGCCCGGCAATGCAAATCATAATACTGCTGCAATTAAAATTAAAGATGATATGGAAGTTTTGAATAATGATAGTTCTAAAGAAAGCATAAATACTTTAAACAAGTTCAGCGGCCTTATAGCAGATATGCAGTTTAAAGAAAGACAGGGAAGAAGCGGTTTTCAAAAACCACCTGTGAAAAAAAGAAGCACAGCTCTGCCGGATTTTACAGATAAAGAAAATGCAGCCAGACTTGAAAATAAATTACTTAAGGATATTTTCAGACTAAAGGGAGAAGGCAAAAAAGAAGTTCTGAAAAAAGATTTGTCCGGACAGAAAGAAACAGATGTTAAAACCAGATTTTTTACATTGACAGAAATACTGTCATATCTTACATGTCCAAAACTGTATGAATTAAGATATCTGATTAATATCCCTGAAAATACAAGCAGAGAAAATACAGATTTTGGAACAAAAATACATAAGCTTATTGCGGATATGAGCATGCAGCTGTTTAAAGCAGGCAATGCCGGAGAAAAAGGATTTACAAACAATGAATACGAAATTCTGCTAAAAAAATACGATCAGGAGATTCTTTCAATAAAAAATGAAAAATTAAGAAAAACTCTTTCAAACCTTACCGAAAGCAATGTCCTGGATTTCAGGGAAGTATCCCAAATATTTCTCGAAGAGCTTTTCTACTGGAAAGTCGGCAATGTTTATATAAGATGCCAGATAGACCGGGCAGATATAATGAATGACGGCTCATTGCGTATTTATGATTACAAATCAGGCTCCCAAAAAAGCAGTTCCGGTGATTTTTATTATAAAAATCAGATTAAATTTTATCTGATTGCTGCATCTGAATATTTTAAAATACCTGTTGAAAAAGCGGAAGGGCTTATCCTGTATTTAGGGAGCGGAGATATTGACAAAAGCAGACTGGATCTGCCTGCAGCACATGCCCAGAAAGCAAAGATTCCCCGAACCGTATCTGATATAATCTTGCAGAACTTTGATAAAAAGCTGGTAAAAGACTGCACAAGATGCAGTTATTCTTCAATCTGCAAGTAGCTCTTTTTTGTCAGACTACTTTGGTGCACCATTTAGAGTATTTTTTAATCTTATTCTTAACTGCCAGAAAATATATATCCTGAATCTTTTTTGTTATTTTACCTATTTCACCATTGCTTATTATTCTTCCGTCCACATTTCCAATAGGAGCTATTTGTGCACCAGTTCCGCAGAAGAACAATTCATCAGCTGTGTACAGCTCAGTCCTGCTTATCTGTCTTTCAATGACAGGTATATCAAGCTCTTCCTTTGAAAGCTCAACAACTGTATTTCTTGTTATGCCTTCAAGAATGTCACTGCTGACAGGCGGAGTAAAAAGTGCCTCATTCTTCACCATGAATAAATTCATGGCACTTCCTTCACAAACAAAGCTTGTTCCATAAGACAGGGTTATAGCTTCATCATAACCATCCGTCAGGGCTTCTGTTTTTTGGAGCGCTGCGTTGACATAACTGCCTGATATCTTCGCCCTTGGAGGGATGCAGTTATCCGGTATTCTTGCCCATGAAGAAACACATACTTTTAATGCTCTTGACATGTCCAGATATTCTCCAAGCGGGATTGAATAAA
The sequence above is drawn from the Actinomycetota bacterium genome and encodes:
- a CDS encoding ATP-dependent helicase, whose amino-acid sequence is MENHFKPSPEQEQIIYGEEKIKKVIACAGSGKTSILTASIVNILKEEKCLPSEILALTFTKNAALNMQTRISKELSFSTDSEVIDIFTFNSFGNQIIRENSYKFGLSKNFSLLNEAKSWQIIFEIFRNSDFEYLKAGKNIAQFTKRILESIWNIKNNLVSFDNLKTYLIEYESVLSGYKSKGLQKEELNKISYFNEICRMYAEYEKLKLLKNCIDYADQIFMPYRLFNESVAVKEKYQQKYKFIFVDEFQDTNNSQAYLLAKIFDPKRNSIMIVGDDDQGIYGFRGASVENIMDMGYFESELVSDSKPYFLTINFRSGEKIINFANNVISNNKERNIKIIKPEFSGKESEIFFFKTIDMREEAIIICEMIKKLREKGIMLKDIAILCRKKKFGEITRVLNKENIRYEFIGNKNLFYENEILFLLSWLKLINNIYDEESLMYLLKSSKYKISDRDIYFLKNRIEYGAETGENHKKEKSVPVRYLLGSLKKSDDNRFITKDTNEKIKSFLSEFEYYIKKSEQYNLSGIINLIFHHSGLYDEIKSGFGQNLKKKIKNIESLIRIASDFEQDNSNADFEAFVIYLKELARTEVEDPDSIEISGDNAVKIMSIHAAKGLEFKIVFLPMLRNKDYKPKLNSKAEFELPAYLRTDSRVWSEKASYSSQAKFRKKLKDKAREEERRIFYVAASRAEKLLVMSHPLFESYQGNPDQKSDELLEFVREGINDVCVPGNANHNTAAIKIKDDMEVLNNDSSKESINTLNKFSGLIADMQFKERQGRSGFQKPPVKKRSTALPDFTDKENAARLENKLLKDIFRLKGEGKKEVLKKDLSGQKETDVKTRFFTLTEILSYLTCPKLYELRYLINIPENTSRENTDFGTKIHKLIADMSMQLFKAGNAGEKGFTNNEYEILLKKYDQEILSIKNEKLRKTLSNLTESNVLDFREVSQIFLEELFYWKVGNVYIRCQIDRADIMNDGSLRIYDYKSGSQKSSSGDFYYKNQIKFYLIAASEYFKIPVEKAEGLILYLGSGDIDKSRLDLPAAHAQKAKIPRTVSDIILQNFDKKLVKDCTRCSYSSICK
- a CDS encoding branched-chain amino acid transaminase; translation: MENLSHPNYAFFQGKIVPIEEAKVDIRTSALQYGTAVFEGIRSYWNEIEKANYIFRLEDHYKRFLESAKIIMLKINYSIKDLCDYTINLLKKENYTEDSYIRPFAYTSDLNIGPKLNKDSQDLFIYSIPLGEYLDMSRALKVCVSSWARIPDNCIPPRAKISGSYVNAALQKTEALTDGYDEAITLSYGTSFVCEGSAMNLFMVKNEALFTPPVSSDILEGITRNTVVELSKEELDIPVIERQISRTELYTADELFFCGTGAQIAPIGNVDGRIISNGEIGKITKKIQDIYFLAVKNKIKKYSKWCTKVV